Genomic segment of Desulfovibrio oxyclinae DSM 11498:
GAGCAGCCAGATGACGTGGACGAGGCCGGGGAAGTAGCCGCAGAGGGTGAGGATGAGGTTGATCCAGAACTGGAGGCCGAGTCCCACTTTGAGGAATGCGCCAAGCGGTGGCAGCAGGACGGAAATGATGATTCTGAGAAGTTCCATGGTCTTTTCCTTTGCTGTTTTGTCTTAGGGTTTTCCATCCCATAACCCTTTTGAGAGGATTATAACAAGGGCTGCCTTTCTTTCATTGCAAAGAGGCAACGCGCGAAACGAAAAAGGGCCTTTCCGCGGCATCAATGCGGAAAGGCCCTTCGAGGATGTCGGTAAGCGATCGGACGCTTGCTTTGATATTTATCTAGGCTGCTTCTTGTTCTGCTTTTTCCAGCTTACGGCGATATGCCTGAAGGTCTTCGATGGTGATGACCGGCATATTGTGTTGCTCGGCATACTCCACGACTTCGGGGAGCCGGGCCATTGTGCCGTCAGGATTGGTGAGCTCGCACAGGACGCCGCAATCGCCGAGTCCGGCAAGGCGCATGAGGTCCACGGTGGCTTCGGTGTGGCCTTCGCGTTCCAGCACTCCGCCGGGGCGGGCGCGCAGGGGGAAGACATGGCCGGGGCTGTGCAGACAGTCCGGGCCGGCGTTGCAGGCCGAGGCCGCCTTGACCGTGCGCACGCGATCGGCGGCCGAGACGCCTGTGGTGACGCCTTCGGCAGCTTCGATGGTCACGGTAAAAGCCGTGCCGTACTGGCTGTTGTTGGTTTCGACCATCATGGGCAGGCCGAGCTGTTTGACCCGTTCGTCCGTGAGACACAGGCAGACGATGCCGCTGCAGTCGCGGATGAGCATGGCCATCTGCTGGTCGGTGAGATGTTCGGCAGAGAAAATGAGGTCACCCTCGTTTTCCCGGTCTTCGTCGTCCACCACGAGCACGCCCGATCCGGCCCTGAGTGATTCGAGGGCTTTGCGGACCCGCTGTTCGGGATCTCCGTAACGTGAGAGAAGAGACTGATTCATGGTAACGCTCCTTGGCGTTTGGGTACCAGAATCAGGGCGCAGGAAATGCCGGAACGCACGCCAGAGGGCGCGGCGCCGCACAAGGCGGCATCGTTCGGCGCTTATCCTCTTCCATCCGGACTGTCACCGTCGGCCCCGGCATCTCACCGGGTCTGCTGACCCTCTCCCCCGATGGGAGAAGCGCTCGCGGGCTCCCCGGTCGCGCCGGGATACCGCCGGTGGGGAATTGCACCCCGCCCTGAGAATAAGAACGGGCCGAACTGTGCAAAAAGCCGGGACAAATGTCAACTTCCCATCTGCGGTTCGGGAATCCCTTCCATTTCCCGTCGTGCTCCCGCAAGCAACTCCCTGCCGAAATCCTCCAGCAGTGGGGAGTCGATATTCCAGCAATGCCAGTGCAGCGCCACATCCACGGTCACAGTGGGGAAAAGGTCCACAAGCACGCCGGATGCCAGCAGCGGGCGGCTTTGTTCATCGGGGATCATGCCGCTTACGGTCCCGGCGGCGATGAATTCCGGAAACTTGGATGCGGACGGAGCGTAGGCTGCCGGTGGAGTCGGCTGGGTCTTGAACGCTCTGGCAAAGAGTTGTTCGTGGAGCGTGTCGTGCCGGTTGAAAATCAGCAACGGAGCCATGTTTGCCGATTCGAAGGATGGGCCATCCGGGAACCACCGATCACGGTATTCGGGCGCTCCCACGAGCCGGTAGCGCATGGTCCCGAGGTAGCTCACGCGGCAACCCTGAAACGGCTTGGCCCGGGACGAAACGCATCCGAGGACGTCGCCATCGCGAAGCAGGGTGTGCGTCTTGTCCTGATCTTCCACGCGGAGGTCGAGCAGCACCGGGCGGGTCTGCATGAAGGTGCGAACTGCCGGATGAAACCACGTGGCGATGCTGTCCGCGTTCACCGCCACGGGCAACGAGGTGAATGGGCCGCGCCGTTCGCCGATGCCGCACGAAAGGTCATCCTCAAGCCGCAGTACCTGTCGATAATGCCGCAACACCGCCTGTCCCGAATCCGTGGGCCGAGGCGGGCTCGTGCGCACCAGCAGAATGCGGCCCGTGTTCTCCTCCAGCAATTTCACCCGCTGCGAAACTGCAGACTGGGTCAGATGCAACCGCTTCGCAGCTTTCTCGAAGCCACCTTCCTCCACAACCGCAGCGAACGCTTCAACTTGTCGATAATCAAGCATGGCTCATCAGTATAACTAATGATTCATTAAAACAATCAGTTTCACTTTTGAGTGCGGCAACGGTAGTCCATCACACCAAAGGAGAAACACACATGCTGTTGACGCCGTATGCTGAAGGATTCGCCATGGGTGGCGGGCTGATCGTGGCCATCGGGGCGCAGAACGCTTTCGTGCTCACACAAGGGGTGCGCAACAACCGTCCGTTGATCGTGGCCGCGCTTTGCATTCTCATCGATGCAGCATGCATTTCGCTCGGTGTTTCGGGAGTGGGAACCGCAGTGGCTGCCAATCCGAAGCTAGGGGATATTGCAGCGTGGGGCGGTGCCGCGTTTTTGCTCTGGTACGGCTGGGGATCGCTTCGCTCCATGCTTTCACAAGACCGCCTTCAGGCGGATGCCGAGACGGCCGATACGCTTCGCCGCACCATCGGCATGACACTGGCGGTCAGCCTGCTCAATCCGCACCTGTACCTCGATACGGTCGTACTCCTTGGGGGCGTGAGCGGTCAGTACCAGACTCCGGCGCGGTACGTCTTCGGAGCAGGGGCGATAACCGCCTCGGTGGCGTGGTTCCTGATCCTGACCGTCGGCGGGCGCATGCTGGCCCCGATATTTGCTCGTTCCATCACCTGGCGGATTCTGGACGGCATCATCTGCCTGACCATGTGGGGCATCGCCGCCGGACTGATCCGATCCGCGCTTTAGCCGTACCGCAATTTTTTGCAAGACAGCCCGTAGCGTGTCGTTCTATGCTCTGTGCCAATAGGTAGTTTCCCGATCCGGAGAAGACCATGAGCAAGAGTTCCGTCAAATACATACGCCCCGAGAGTCTGGACGGGTTCGAGATTCGTTCCGTGGTGGAATCGGGGCACTCCTTTCCCAATCATACGCACGACGTTCACTCCGTGGCCGTCATGGAGGCAGGCGGTTGTTACTGCTCCTCAGGTTCGTATGTCCGAAAGGGCGAACTTGCCATGTTCAACCCCGGCTTCGTGCATTCCGGCATTATTCAGCGGTCCGACACCCGGCTAACCTACCGCGTTCTCTATTTCGATAATGATCTGCTTACCGATGCCGCACGGCAACTGGCCAAACGCGACGCGCTGCCCGAATTTCGGTCAGTGGTGGCTTGCGACGGTCTTGCCCACCGCGAACTGAACGTTCTCGGCAACACGGTGGCAGCCGGGGCGGACAGGCTCACCCTCGACACCGCTCTTTCTCGCGCCTGCGCTGCCCTGCTTGCGCGACACTGCGAACTGCGGCCAAGAGTGCCGGACACACAGGAGCCTCTGGCCGTGCGCCGCGCCCGAGACTACCTGAACGATCATCTCTCGGAAAAAGTCTCACTGGAAGACCTCTCGCGCGTCACCGGACTGTCCCGCTATCATCTGCTGAGAACCTTCCGCCAGTGCGTCGGTATCCCCCCGCACCGCTACCACACCCAGATTCGTCTGGAGCAAGCCAAGTTCCTCCTGCGTCGCGGTCATCCCATCGCCGAAGCCGCCCTGCAAAGCGGCTTTTCCGACCAAAGCCATTTCGCCAACACATTCCGCCGATACACCGGCGCCACCCCGCGCCAATACGCCCGCGGCTAGCCCCACCACATCCGCCCCTTTCTCATCTGCCTGAAAAGCGGTGACTTTTGCGTGCAGAGCCTTTCGCATTTACTTTTTCTTTCAAATCAAGCAATTAATGTAGATAGGAACATTTTTACGAACACGTTAGGAACACCCACAGACCACAAAGGAACCGCCATGGCCCGAAACGACCAACCCCGCCGCTGCGACTGGGCGCTTCAGTCCGAAGAGGAACGAATCTATCACGACAAGGAATGGGGTATGCCAGTCTTCGACGATGCGCACCAGTTCGAGTTCCTCGTGCT
This window contains:
- a CDS encoding YqaE/Pmp3 family membrane protein, which encodes MELLRIIISVLLPPLGAFLKVGLGLQFWINLILTLCGYFPGLVHVIWLLVRKPTRI
- the ribB gene encoding 3,4-dihydroxy-2-butanone-4-phosphate synthase, whose protein sequence is MNQSLLSRYGDPEQRVRKALESLRAGSGVLVVDDEDRENEGDLIFSAEHLTDQQMAMLIRDCSGIVCLCLTDERVKQLGLPMMVETNNSQYGTAFTVTIEAAEGVTTGVSAADRVRTVKAASACNAGPDCLHSPGHVFPLRARPGGVLEREGHTEATVDLMRLAGLGDCGVLCELTNPDGTMARLPEVVEYAEQHNMPVITIEDLQAYRRKLEKAEQEAA
- a CDS encoding LysR family transcriptional regulator ArgP is translated as MLDYRQVEAFAAVVEEGGFEKAAKRLHLTQSAVSQRVKLLEENTGRILLVRTSPPRPTDSGQAVLRHYRQVLRLEDDLSCGIGERRGPFTSLPVAVNADSIATWFHPAVRTFMQTRPVLLDLRVEDQDKTHTLLRDGDVLGCVSSRAKPFQGCRVSYLGTMRYRLVGAPEYRDRWFPDGPSFESANMAPLLIFNRHDTLHEQLFARAFKTQPTPPAAYAPSASKFPEFIAAGTVSGMIPDEQSRPLLASGVLVDLFPTVTVDVALHWHCWNIDSPLLEDFGRELLAGARREMEGIPEPQMGS
- a CDS encoding LysE/ArgO family amino acid transporter, translating into MLLTPYAEGFAMGGGLIVAIGAQNAFVLTQGVRNNRPLIVAALCILIDAACISLGVSGVGTAVAANPKLGDIAAWGGAAFLLWYGWGSLRSMLSQDRLQADAETADTLRRTIGMTLAVSLLNPHLYLDTVVLLGGVSGQYQTPARYVFGAGAITASVAWFLILTVGGRMLAPIFARSITWRILDGIICLTMWGIAAGLIRSAL
- a CDS encoding helix-turn-helix domain-containing protein, coding for MSKSSVKYIRPESLDGFEIRSVVESGHSFPNHTHDVHSVAVMEAGGCYCSSGSYVRKGELAMFNPGFVHSGIIQRSDTRLTYRVLYFDNDLLTDAARQLAKRDALPEFRSVVACDGLAHRELNVLGNTVAAGADRLTLDTALSRACAALLARHCELRPRVPDTQEPLAVRRARDYLNDHLSEKVSLEDLSRVTGLSRYHLLRTFRQCVGIPPHRYHTQIRLEQAKFLLRRGHPIAEAALQSGFSDQSHFANTFRRYTGATPRQYARG